A segment of the Symmachiella macrocystis genome:
TTATCGCGCTGGCCGCTTTCGGCTACGAAGTCCCATGCATTTGCTCCTTCGCCGCCGACCCCCAAAAAAGGATTCGTCGTAGCCACAGTCACCGTCCCCGAATTCGGGTGCGACGTTGATATTGTTTCTGTGCATCTCGATTTTTTGAGTTTCCGGCAACGAACCCGGCAAATTCAAGAGTTGATCAACGTCGTCTCCGCACGTGGGAATCCGTTGATCATCCTGGGCGACATGAATTGCGGCTGGGGCCGACAGCGGAGTTCATTGCGGCAATTGGCCGACAATTTGGGACTGCACACGCACCACCCGACGGAGAAAATCGCCACCTTTCCCGCCCACCGACCACGTCGGCGGATTGATTGGATTTTCGTTTCTTCGGAATTCGAGATTATGGAATACCGTTCATTGCCCGATCAAGTCTCGGACCATCTGGGGATCTTCGCCAAGGTCGCCCTTGCGAAACCCGAGTAGCAGCGTCATTCGCCCGCTTGCGCACGGTCGATGCCTTCGGGCACCCACGCGAAGCGATATGCGTCGCCAAGGCGCAGACGCGTGATGTAGACGATCTGATGGGTATGGCCTACAAAGTGGCTGACGCAATCATAGATCACCGACAGCAGATTCGTATCGAACCCTTGTACCTTTCGCGCTTCGGTGAGCCGCCGTATGTCGAATTCGCTCAGCACCGCATCCGCATCCGCTACGGTCTGGCTGAGCCGCTCAAGCAACTCCGCTTTGGCCAACGGTTGTTGCTCGGCAAATTCCTGCGGGCGATTCCGCACATCCGCTTGTCCCCCCACACCGTGCATGATCCACTGTCGCACGTTTCCGCACAGATGCAGCACAATTGTTTGCACACTGTTGGCCGAGGGGAATGGCCGCCAATTGAGATCGTCGTCGGGTAATTGTTTCAGACAATGCACGATTTTTTGTTGGGCGGAATCCAACGTTTGTCGTGACTCTGCAATAAATGCGTCCGCCGCGGAATTACCCTGTGGTTGGATGTTGTGATTGGGCGTCGATTCGATTGGCATCAGTTGGCTCATCCATTAGCAAGCGGTGGAGAATGTGTTGAGGGCGAGTCCTTTACGCCAACAGCTTCTGCACCACGTTGCCCGCCACATCGGTCAAGCGGACGTCGCGTCCGCCGAATCTTACGGTCAACTTCAAATGATTGATGCCGAACAGGTGCAGCAATGTGGCGTGCAGGTCGTTGACTTCGACCGGATCTTCTTCGATGTTCCAGCCGACGTCGTCGGTGCGGCCGATGACTTGGCCCCCTTTGATGCCGCCGCCGGCCATGAACATACTAAAGGCAAAGGGGTGGTGGTCGCGGCCGGTATTGGAATCACGAGAACCGCCACGATTTTCGCCCAGCGGCGTGCGGCCGAACTCGCAGCCCCAGACAACCAACGTTTCGTCGAGCAGGCCCCGTTCCTTGAGATCCTTAATCAGTGCCGCCACCGGCTGATCGGCCATTTTGGCGTTGAATTCGATTTCCGTATCCAGGCTGCTGTGATGGTCCCAAGAGGCATGGATGATGTTTGTGAAGCGGACGCCCCGTTCGATCAATCGGCGAGCTAGTAGGCAATTTGTGGAAAAAGAATTGAAGGTTCCTTTTCCGCCGCCGCGACCCATTTTCATGCCTTCTTCCGTGCGGCCCACGCCATAGGCGTCGAGTGTCGCTTGAGTTTCGCCGGAGAGATCGATCAATTCCGGCGCCGCCGTCTGCATGCGGTACGCCAATTCGTAGGAAGCAATCCGGCTGGCGATTTCGGGATCGTGGATCCGTTCGTAGCGAGACTGGTTCAAGCTGGTCAGCGCTTCCAGTCCTGTTTTCTGCATCTGCGTACTCACGCCGGCGGGGTTGTTGAGATTCAACACCGGTTCGCCCTTGTTGCGAAACAACACGCCCTGATAGGTCGAAGGCAAAAAACCGCTCGTCCAATTCGTTGCGCCGCCGCTGGCTCCACGCCCGGAGGTCAACACCACGTATCCGGGTAAGTCGCGCGATGCGGTCCCCAGACCGTAATTTAACCAGGAACCGACCGAGGGAAAGCCAAACCGCGGCACGCCGCTGGTCATCAGCAGTTGGCCGGGGTGGTGATTGAACTGTGTAGACCGCATGGAGCGAATCAGTGCGATGTCATCGGCGCAGGTGCCGATGTTGGGGAGCACATCCGAGAGTTCCATGCCGCATTCCCCATGCGGCGTAAACTTGCGTTTACTGCCGATCAGCACGGCCGATTCTTTTTTGATGAAGGCGAAGCGGACGCTTTTGGTCAGCGAC
Coding sequences within it:
- a CDS encoding DUF1501 domain-containing protein — translated: MNSSHGSNRMDPLEQHIAKTRRDFLATSASGLGTLALTSLLQQEGLLAADSTTTDPLAPKAPHFAPKAKNCIFIFMAGAPSQLDLFDPKPKLKELHGKPLPESLTKSVRFAFIKKESAVLIGSKRKFTPHGECGMELSDVLPNIGTCADDIALIRSMRSTQFNHHPGQLLMTSGVPRFGFPSVGSWLNYGLGTASRDLPGYVVLTSGRGASGGATNWTSGFLPSTYQGVLFRNKGEPVLNLNNPAGVSTQMQKTGLEALTSLNQSRYERIHDPEIASRIASYELAYRMQTAAPELIDLSGETQATLDAYGVGRTEEGMKMGRGGGKGTFNSFSTNCLLARRLIERGVRFTNIIHASWDHHSSLDTEIEFNAKMADQPVAALIKDLKERGLLDETLVVWGCEFGRTPLGENRGGSRDSNTGRDHHPFAFSMFMAGGGIKGGQVIGRTDDVGWNIEEDPVEVNDLHATLLHLFGINHLKLTVRFGGRDVRLTDVAGNVVQKLLA
- a CDS encoding DinB family protein, whose protein sequence is MPIESTPNHNIQPQGNSAADAFIAESRQTLDSAQQKIVHCLKQLPDDDLNWRPFPSANSVQTIVLHLCGNVRQWIMHGVGGQADVRNRPQEFAEQQPLAKAELLERLSQTVADADAVLSEFDIRRLTEARKVQGFDTNLLSVIYDCVSHFVGHTHQIVYITRLRLGDAYRFAWVPEGIDRAQAGE
- a CDS encoding endonuclease/exonuclease/phosphatase family protein; this translates as MAEETGRTSQSAEAGGDPPQRPTLNVMSLNIAHGRKLARHQVLLSRATIEENLADIAAVVRREEVDVVALQEADGPSFWSGNFNHVARVGHLGDLEYHFRGGHLAIRARNSHLTYGTALLSRWPLSATKSHAFAPSPPTPKKGFVVATVTVPEFGCDVDIVSVHLDFLSFRQRTRQIQELINVVSARGNPLIILGDMNCGWGRQRSSLRQLADNLGLHTHHPTEKIATFPAHRPRRRIDWIFVSSEFEIMEYRSLPDQVSDHLGIFAKVALAKPE